One Pecten maximus chromosome 7, xPecMax1.1, whole genome shotgun sequence genomic window carries:
- the LOC117330496 gene encoding uncharacterized protein LOC117330496 produces MARQEYIPALLAQQSVFNKFKTRPAYCFKHKKREVSLFCKTCDRLVCASCIIDGNHGNHKFCEISHVAKEKQVQFRTEMCNRGKEMCEQVQNSITVTEHEKGAVIEMCKSVSEKIDKQKEILIKEIERWSEDLKTVVGDYQTVRFDSLNDRMVDLDTCLSLLKVFQEDPESFDTFDETKSIEILEVLHEGSNPPKRQDVKPMSFLPGSGFCEENLYALFGSLAGMPCETSASDSTENIIPLGNSVCVDQDEADDSHQDSTDTESLYEDADSETMYKCTKSPIDKIALVDVNTAFIVTEKKLYLVDFSKHKGDIEKEKPLMTGVVHITPVTDRGIYVQQEYNNVVTRVTTTGKKYRFIDCWPDTLRCVGLSYCGQIIICTDCYEGSMQYQYFSEHNEDGIKSKTVSEEVRKRGSGGIIYPQVFDIVMTRSALYILNSRTYIIGMPSEKGSVINVLKHIAYNGAIGRDPAKQFHPRGMCQDKDGRLIVTDYWNHAVHLLNPEGKFSKFLMREEDGLAYPTAVTMDNYRYLWIGQQDGTIHIIKYIP; encoded by the coding sequence ATGGCGCGACAAGAATACATTCCAGCACTTCTTGCACAACAGAGTGTCTTCAACAAATTTAAGACCAGACCAGCATATTGTTTTAAACACAAAAAAAGGGAAGTTTCATTGTTCTGCAAAACATGTGACAGACTTGTGTGTGCTTCATGCATCATAGATggtaaccatggcaaccataAGTTCTGTGAAATAAGCCATGTTGCCAAGGAAAAACAAGTCCAATTTAGGACGGAGATGTGCAACCGAGGAAAAGAAATGTGTGAACAGGTTCAAAACAGTATCACGGTCACTGAACATGAAAAGGGAGCTGTGATTGAAATGTGCAAATCAGTGTCAGAAAAAATTgacaaacaaaaagaaattcTAATAAAAGAGATAGAAAGATGGAGTGAGGATTTGAAGACTGTGGTGGGAGATTATCAGACAGTAAGATTTGACAGCTTGAATGACAGAATGGTAGATTTAGACACATGCCTGTCACTTCTCAAAGTATTTCAAGAAGATCCTGAATCTTTTGACACCTTCGATGAAACAAAATCCATAGAGATTTTAGAAGTTCTTCATGAAGGCTCTAATCCACCCAAAAGACAAGATGTAAAGCCAATGAGTTTCCTTCCAGGGTCAGGATTTTGTGAAGAGAACCTGTATGCCTTATTTGGAAGTCTTGCTGGGATGCCTTGTGAAACTTCTGCCTCTGACAGCACTGAGAATATAATACCACTGGGAAACAGTGTTTGTGTGGACCAAGACGAAGCTGATGATAGCCACCAAGATTCTACAGACACAGAGAGCTTGTATGAAGATGCTGATTCAgaaacaatgtataaatgtaccAAGTCTCCCATAGACAAGATAGCCCTTGTAGATGTGAACACTGCTTTTATTGTGACAGAAAAGAAGCTGTACCTTGTGGATTTCAGTAAACATAAGGGAGATATTGAGAAGGAAAAACCACTCATGACTGGTGTTGTCCATATCACACCTGTCACAGACAGAGGAATCTATGTACAACAGGAATATAACAATGTTGTAACTAGAGTCACTACAACAGGTAAAAAGTATCGCTTTATTGATTGTTGGCCAGATACTCTGAGATGTGTAGGATTGTCATACTGTGGTCAAATCATTATATGCACAGACTGCTATGAAGGTTCCATGCAATATCAATACTTTTCTGAACACAATGAAGATGGAATCAAAAGCAAAACGGTTTCAGAAGAAGTAAGAAAAAGGGGGAGTGGGGGAATCATTTATCCACAAGTTTTTGACATCGTCATGACAAGATCTGCTCTGTACATTCTTAATTCAAGGACATATATAATTGGTATGCCATCTGAAAAGGGGAGTGTGATTAATGTACTCAAACATATTGCATACAATGGAGCCATAGGGAGAGATCCAGCAAAACAGTTCCATCCCAGAGGAATGTGTCAGGACAAAGATGGCCGCCTCATCGTCACAGACTACTGGAACCATGCCGTACACCTCCTCAACCCCGAGGGAAAGTTCAGTAAATTTCTAATGAGAGAAGAGGATGGGCTGGCATATCCAACCGCTGTTACCATGGACAACTACAGATACTTGTGGATTGGTCAGCAGGATGGAACAATCCATATCATCAAGTACATTCCAtga